CAATCATGACTATGTAGAAATTCGTAGGTAAATAATACATTTTGAAAAAACTTGATTTGTTGCTTCGCATATTATTGAATCTGGTTACTTTGCTTGTGACAGAAGAGCTATCAATGTTGATCACAAAGTTACAACTCTAAAAGCATAAAATTTCCTTAATTGCAGGGTTCGTCCTGAGTCAAATGCCTACCACATTCTTGCATAGAAGTTTTATTAAGATTGCTGATGCTGATTGCTGGATAacccaaaatttttaatatcatatttaattaccAAAAGTGATCATGTATAGTAAAAGCTATTGAATTAGAGCTCTAGAGAATCCATTTTTCAGATGGTCGCCTACTCCATGCTTCTGGAGAGTGAATTGGGGCAAGAAAGGCACGATCACGGGATTGGAGGATTAATTAAGGGGTGATTAAAATAGGGGCTAAGGTTTCATGATGTACCTTGAACGAGGGGTAATGATTTGAGCTCCCATTTCGGATGAATTCGGGTGTGGTGGATGAAATgatgagaaagagaggaagattGGTAGTTGTTTGAAATTATAAAGAATAGTTCCTGTCAActtcaaatttcaagattaTCTAAACTCCGTGAAACAATAGTTAAATTATAGTCAAGGCTTCTTTGATTGAAAGACTTCTAATTCTTTGGGTAAAGTAAATGGTATATTCTTgatatttcatataattataaagaagatttgtatttatcaaaaattatactGATTATTCTTAATATTCAGAAATTGTATCCAATTATTCATTATTACTAGATTCACATCACTAAGAATACCTctaatgttttatatatttacacattttttaacaTCTGTCTAACAAAAAAGAAGTTAGTGTAACTTTCAAAATATGAGGGGTCCAACTTGCAATTTGGTGAAACTTTGTGCTGTATTTTATTTACTCTATTCTTTTTCTTgagttttttccttttgtttcaaaGTGATGTTTGCTTCCCAGAAAAGGATAAACCATGGGAGCCAGCCGGACTGGATAAGGCAATGTTTGGATGTCTTCTTTCCCCTAGTTGTTGTATAGGAAGCAGCCAAACAGGGCTTAAGCTGGGATGTTGTCAGAGTGGGGACTTCAGATTGGATGCTATTTCTCTCTTGAGGTGGAGGAAATGACTTCTCATGTAAGCCAGCAATAATGCTGATAACTTGACAATTCAAACACATCCCaagttttagaattttctcGTCatcttccatatatatatatatatataatgatgaaaataatttaattatttttgtgaatttataattttattcaatctttttatttttatcaattaagatcaaattgatttaattagaTGTATTTTATTCATCAATTTAGAAAGAAGTGTCTATATGTTGACTTGGCATATTAGGTATCGTATAATAGTAATATTTGtaagaattatatttttatataaataatatatatataatttcttgttcagattttactttttttttatagttatatttttttcttttctttacttaTTTATACATGTGGgtctaataaatattattattatgacacTTGACATGTCAAGTTAACATGAACACCACCATTCTAAATTAATTGTATATgttggataaaattatatttaatttagatttaattgtcaaaattaaaagaattagataaaattataaatcaacaaaaaaaattgaattgtttttatatatattattatcaagCTTGGACAACTTAAAATTTTGTTACTAAAAGTATCTGCTTACATGTAGATGGGCAATTACATTTTCATGTTACTTCAGGGTTCATTTGGAACATCTTATAGAAATTAGTTTATTGAAATAGGTTGTAGTTTCCGTTCAAacgtttttattaattttataaaaacaaatgTTAAGGTTAAGCTAATTAAGAAGTAAGAAACCcacaaaaactaaaacaaaaaattgaaatttttttttttttttttttggggggggggggtttgagtataaaaaaagtaaataatcaATTGAATATATGGTGGCAAATGAAGAGTTTAATATTTGAAACTCAATATATATTCATAATGTTAATGTCGGAGCAGGGGAATTTTAAATATTACGCTATTAATATATAAGTTGTGTTGTACCCCTTAGTTAGAGTTATAATCAACTGTACCTTTTCAATTAGATATTATAACCAAAAAGAATTACCTATAAATAAGTTAAGTGCAGAGGATGAGAGGTATGTTGAGAAATAACACAAAttcctctctcaaattctctctctctctctctctttctctaaatCCTCCCTTGTTTCAAATTCTCTCtatttctattcttcttcttggattttttatatttttttttagaattgtCCAAGACTCATCCTTGAGGCttgatattttgatatcaaaGCCAATCTTCGACTATGGAGTGAGTTGAGGCAATTGTTATAGCTAGGCGATTGCTGATCTACCGCAATTCCAACCTGATTCGATGATCGAAAAGTTAAGGGAATTAGGATCATCAACAAGTAGAGTTGATAGTAACACCAATCATTGGCGACACACCATTGGTGTTCAAATTGGGAATTATATGCAAGAGTAAGGCAGATTCGAAGTAAGATACTGAAGGATGGCCAAATGGACAAGGATGAAGTAGTTGGAATCAAGGATGGAGGTTTGGGGTGTCGCAAACATAGAAGGCCATGATCCGCAGGGATGACATTTCAGCCATAAGGAAGAATGTGTAAGGAGATCTCGCTACAACTCGAGAAAGTATGTAAAGAGAATTGAAAAAGCACATGTAGACCATGGATCACTACAAAGAGACCATGGATCAGTATGACCAAAGAATTAATAACATGTTCAATATGTTGTCATCACTACCTCAATTCTGGTAGCCACCAAATTTCCCTCTTACTGATCCGATTTTGCCTAGCAATGGCATCCTTTCTAGGGGCACTGAAATGCAAGAAACAGAGGAAGATTCGATCCTAGAATTGGTGATTCAAGTAAGGGGATCCTGTTCTCAAACCTCTAATTACACTCCAATGCCAAGGTTAGAGATTCCGTTTGAGGGATTGAAGTTGAGGTGGTGGATCCATCATTATGAAAGgttcttttagttttataatGTTGTTGAAGGGTAGAGAATTAACTTGGTAGTAGTGGCTTATCTAAATGACATGGCTAATTTTTGGTACTAGGGGTGGATTAAGACTATGAGATTTGAGGCCAGTTGGGTTAAGTTTGTTAAAGAAATATGTGACcgttttggtgagaaaaatatGACTGATGTGATTGAGAAATTTAACAAGTTAAAACAAAACGGATCGGTAGTTGAGTATCAAATgaaatttgaggaattaagatcTATAATGTGGAACTCGCAGCCAGTCCTAATGGAGTAATACTTTGCATCTAGTTTCATTAATAGTTTAAAAGATGAATTGAGGCTCATGgtcaagatgatgatgcctaCAACAGTGAAACAAGTTGCTGAGAAATGAAGGTTACAAAAGCTTACTCTagaagcaattttcaaaaagcACGGAATCCTATTGAGTAATAACCCTTCAACTAGTTAGTAGTTGAAAGGAAATCTTGGGGCTGCAACAATAGGAATGAACCAAGGAGATCTCGAGGtttactcaataaaaaattCTATGCCAGAACAAAAGAGATAGTTAGGATCGTGCTATAAATGCGAAGACAAATTCCATCCAAGTCACCAAATGCTAAAGATTGTTATTGAACATAGAAAGATTAgatgaaaaggaagaaaaggaggaggaggTTGTTCTCTAAAAAGAATTGGTGAGTGCAAGGTGATCACCGAGAAAAAGTCGcataaattattacaaaaatggacTCAAAAGTCTTACACTCTATACAGGCTgttgaatttgaaaaaaaaatgactaagGCAGATGAGGAGCATTCAAAAGTTACGAACTATTACACTTGAACTCCTCAATGGGATTGCCACAACCCCAAGAATATGTTAATCATTATGCTATTAATATATAAGTTGTGTTACACCCTTTAGTTAGATCTGTAATCGATTGTACCTTTTTAGTTAGACATTACAACTGAACggaaaagcctataaatagaggatgaGAGGCATATggaaaaataacacaaatttttttcctcatttttctttctctaaatCCTTCCCTTCCTTTCAAATTCTCCCCccatttttattcttcttttcggATCTTCTCTATATTTTGAATTGTCAAAGTCTCAACCTCGAGCCTTGACCATTAACTCAgattataatcaaaataatcattTAATATGGTAATGGTCTAGTAGAAAATGGATCAAGGATGGGATTTGGAGTAACCAGTTGAGCCAACACTCTGCTCTCTTTTATAGTCATGGAAactaagtctttttttttttttgggggggggggggggggggggggggttggtttAATATGGCTATTGATAAGAATTTATAGTCACTATCTTTTGGGTGTGTACTAATAAACTTGCTAAATATGTGCACTATTATCTCCGATACTATAATATCAATAAagtacataaaaatttatatataaattaatttctataaaaaattaaactctaatCACAAAGAAAGACAATTAGAAGTTTTTATTGATAGGACAACAGGTTGAGAGTGGAAAAGAACTTTGTATGATAGACCCTGCATGCCCAAACAGTACGAGAGAAGATGCCTTTTTTCCTGAATATGTCTCAGCCTAAAACTGTATTATCTTTATCTCACCAGTCCAGCAAAAGGGAAACTAACCGAACTTAGTTTAATTCCttcttaaaaaaatgaaaataaataagtaaaagaaCTTGCCTAGCCTAACTTAAAAGAACCCAAGGGTAGCTTCTTCTTTTCCCGGGCTTGAAGCAAAGTTCTCTCATATTGTGACTAAATATCACAGCATGACTTAAGTGCAGGCTTGGCCTAGACCTTTcttcatcaaaacattaaaaCTAAATTCGATACTTGATATGACATTGACAGTTATGACAAGAAGGAACTTTTTGTCTTTATTCATCATTATTGTTTACCCTCCATGTTTGTTGCATGGCAAAGCCAGCAAATGCATTCAGAGCCAGGGTGAGTTGTAAATGGGAGTAACCACAGACTTGACATGAAGATACTTGTGAAGAGCATGTAGACCCATATCTCTCCCAAAGCCACTCATCTTGTAACCTCCATATGGGCAGTCTTTGTCAAAAGCAAAGTAACAGTTGATCCAAATGATTCCAGCCTTCACTGATCTTGAAACTGTGTTGGCAATATTCAGATTGTTGGTCACTATGCCTGCTGCCAGCCCATATCTTGTGTCATTGGCTCTCTTTATTGCCTCTTCTACTGTCCTGCAGTGTTCAAAGTAGAGTAAAAAAGGTTTTAAGTTTCAGTTGAAATCCAAAGCCTAAATGAGATTTTGTTGCTACATAAGAAGATCCACTTACTTGAACTTCATTAGTGACATGACAGGGCCAAATATCTCATCCCTTGCAATTAGCATATCATCCTGAGTAATTTAATAGCGTTAATTTAAGAGCAGTAACATATTTGTGGGCCCATTACTCATGTTCAATAAATTGATTTAGTTCAGGTTCAAAAAGTAATGATTGTAAGCTTTTAAAAATGTCTTTACCATAACATTACTGAAAATTGTTGGCTTTATATAGTATCCTTTCTCGCCATAGCGCTCCCCACCAGTTAGAAGGGTGGCCCCTTCCCTCTTGCCATGCTCAATGTATGaaagtattttctcaaattgAGTCTTATCTACCTGAAAACAGTGTAATTTACACTTATGATTATATAAGTTATGTATAACTTCTATTTGCACatcaaaagaatataaaaaattgtgaTTATACTTGAGTTTagaaggaattggaaggaaatggaaaacGATCAAGCTGTAGGAATAGAAAGTCCATTTTCAAGCATTTTCACTTTCCCTTTACTTTACTTTACTTTACTTCACTTAATTATAGTTTATAGAGTTTATAGCAGTCAACTTTCTTTGTTTACCTGAGGCCCTTGTCGAACAGAAGGATCAAAGGGGTCCCCAACCACCCAAGTCTTTGCCTTTTCCAACAACTTCTTCACAAGTTCATCATAAATCCCTTCTTGAACTAACACTCTCGAACCAGCAACACAAACTTCACCCTTCAAGCCCAACAACATTAAAAGAGAGTCAATAttacaagaacaagaacaatcaaGCATGGAGCAAACTAAATGCAagaaatcaataattaattgaaGTGTGTATAGAGTTATCCTGCCTTGTTATGTAGAATGCCTAGTAGAGCAAGATCTGCTGCTTTATCAACATCTGCATCATCAAAAATGATGAGCGGTGACTTCCCTCCCAATTCAAGTGAGATTTGCTTTAAATTGGTCGTGGCTGCAGCTTGCATTACAAGACGTCCCACTTCTGTCGATCCTGTAAAGCTTACCTATCCAAACATCAAAATTAGAGATGAGGTTATTTAATCATATATTTGaatgatttttgttaaaaataaaatatatgagagactaatattgttaaaaataaaacatcaaaaatGATTTGATCATATTAAAAGAACATCAATAAAGGTCTCTGTGTGACGATAGCGGATGGATTGGAACAACTTTTTAACACAAAAGATGAAGGAAGGCCAAGAAAAAATCTCTTGAAGCATGGAATACTAATATAAGTATAATAGGAGTTGCAAGAGttgtacataatatatataagactATAAATAGAAATGACTCGT
The sequence above is a segment of the Diospyros lotus cultivar Yz01 chromosome 7, ASM1463336v1, whole genome shotgun sequence genome. Coding sequences within it:
- the LOC127806219 gene encoding aldehyde dehydrogenase family 2 member C4-like, yielding MEGERNGSSEAFMKIPEIKFKKLFINGEFVDSISGKTFETIDPRTGEVIAKIAEGEKEDVDLAVKAAREAFDYGPWPRLSGSARAKILMKLANLIDENAEELAALDTIDAGKLFSRGMDRDIPAAADLLRYYAGAADKIHGETLKMSGEFQAYTLLEPVGVVGHIIPWNFPTSLFFMKVSPALAAGCTMIVKPAEQTPLSALYHAHLAKQAGIPNGVLNVITGFGPTAGAAIASHMDVDKVSFTGSTEVGRLVMQAAATTNLKQISLELGGKSPLIIFDDADVDKAADLALLGILHNKGEVCVAGSRVLVQEGIYDELVKKLLEKAKTWVVGDPFDPSVRQGPQVDKTQFEKILSYIEHGKREGATLLTGGERYGEKGYYIKPTIFSNVMDDMLIARDEIFGPVMSLMKFKTVEEAIKRANDTRYGLAAGIVTNNLNIANTVSRSVKAGIIWINCYFAFDKDCPYGGYKMSGFGRDMGLHALHKYLHVKSVVTPIYNSPWL